A region of the Gracilinanus agilis isolate LMUSP501 unplaced genomic scaffold, AgileGrace unplaced_scaffold60891, whole genome shotgun sequence genome:
AGGAGTGGCGGCGGAGGAACCGCACCGTCCTCACGTATGTGGCCGCGGCAGCCATGGAGTCTTACGCTGCGGTTCCCCTCTACCGCCTGTACTGCCAGACTACAGAACTTGGTGGATCACCTGTAGCAGGTCATGCTTCAGACCAGATTGAGACTATGGTACCTGTTAAAGACCGAATCATTAAAGTCACCTTCAATGCAGATGTGCATGCAAGTCTACACTGGAATTTTAAGCCTCAACAAACAGACATATATGTAGTACCAGGAGAGACTGCACTGGCATTTTACAAAGCTAAGAATCCTACTGACAAATCAATAATTGGAATTTCTACATATAATGTTGTGCCATTTGAAGCTGGacagtattttaataaaatacagtGCTTCTGTTTTGAAGAACAAAGGCTTAATCCTCAAGAGGAAGTAGACATGCCagtatttttcttcattgatCCTGAATTTGCTGAAGATCCCAAAATGGCAAAAGTTGATGTGATCACTCTCTCTTACACATTTTTTGAAGCAAAAGAAGGACATAAATTACCAGTCCCAGGTTATAACTGAAATaagaaatttctttcctttgcgctttctaatttttttgtctcaattttataatttttggaAAATCATGTTCTCaggatgaaagaggaatattagtgggaaaaccatttttattttaaaccagaatcataagtaactttttttttatgaataccttttaaaatctcttagCTTGTATGAGGCTATAAAAATAGAGATACTACTAAAAAATCCCAGGTGCAGATTTTGACTAAAAACAACTTTGCAGATTTGTAAGGTAACATtcaaatcattttttcctttggagtggtatatcaaaaaaagaaagatcagtaTGCAAGTATGGAACTGATAATCTGTTAAAGATCATTTAAATACCAAAAAAGCTTTTTGCTCTAAAATGGTGTCCCAATAGATCACCTCATTCAGGTCTTCTGTTAAAGATGAAGATGCTGGAgcccagagagataaaatgatttgcctaacaTACAGCTAGTTATTGGCTAGCATCCAGGTCTCCAACTAGCCagatctttccattatgccatcaTGGTTATCTGGAAATGCATTTtgctgctattttttaaaaatctgtttctgtagtcagtaatttttaaaaatagcatgtACTTCATTATTCAAACAGAAGTCTGGTCAATCATTCGCAAAAGTGTTATTCCATGATACTTTCCCTAGACTCATGCTGCCTATGCTAATTTATAGGCTAAGTTACTAAAACCTTACAAAGTTTGTTAAGTCActctatatatataaaatatctgtaTATAGAAGCAAAAGGATTATAATCTACTCCAGGGCAAAGAGCAAATATAGGATTTGAATTTCAAActctttaaattgtttttttcctcacTAAAATTCAATTGCTGTTTTAAATTTGCAATATTTAAGTGTTTCAATTTTTTGGTAATTGGCACAGAAATAATGCCCTTGTAAATTGGAAATGGAGTATATTAGTATTTCTACCAGATTATATTTATAGTGAGGGCTCCAAACAATTGGATACTTACCATCTGATTGTATGTATGGTACTATGTGCTTTTTCTTGGCATCAAAAACTCTTTTGTGAAGAAACAATATTAACttgtatat
Encoded here:
- the LOC123256557 gene encoding cytochrome c oxidase assembly protein COX11, mitochondrial-like translates to LSSGACLGWWGPRGAALQLRQTLRRPKSTNPFTREQEQEWRRRNRTVLTYVAAAAMESYAAVPLYRLYCQTTELGGSPVAGHASDQIETMVPVKDRIIKVTFNADVHASLHWNFKPQQTDIYVVPGETALAFYKAKNPTDKSIIGISTYNVVPFEAGQYFNKIQCFCFEEQRLNPQEEVDMPVFFFIDPEFAEDPKMAKVDVITLSYTFFEAKEGHKLPVPGYN